Proteins encoded together in one Drosophila albomicans strain 15112-1751.03 chromosome 2R, ASM965048v2, whole genome shotgun sequence window:
- the LOC117574981 gene encoding sulfhydryl oxidase 1 gives MIHSLRPHIVLALLLCVLCIDICVADATSAAAVIEPSLYSPEDNVQILNNDTLEEHLYNSSTCNFVQFINYFCGDCRRYAHTFKQIAWRLYDWRRLLTVSVVDCAQERNVQICRDYNIRQTPTLRLFPPHFQRNEQQIGFDVDPHEPAAIYTKLAEYMAQIKYTPELPNFEPITAEDNQLTLQKSVDYCNTISYIVLVYQPVGTTIGRDLILDLLRWPIVAVRQLDDQLLFTNFGLEPSNKLALIDCGGNALALQPAADSTEAYVASVTKYLQTVGHMAEPQLVTTPAPNVTKFSLDGEQAAIISTVLHGQPKVYRADLEQAIDKLLHIELPKVQVFKGENMLALQQLLKVLRLFNPLNASGKQLINRLSDFVNSIDASGELSGVAFQMQVENHERKLPKVFKSKRYVGCIASGPFLRGFTCSLWTLFHYLTVESAKSTDLPPGAVLATIHGFAKHFFGCGDCVQHFMGMAERRKLFEVKNADEQILWLWEAHNEVNERIAGDSTEDPKFPKLQYPSQELCEKCHNPTWNRKEVLAFLKCVYDKKNLSSYGLPTANGYD, from the coding sequence ATGATACACTCATTAAGGCCGCACATCGTTTTGGCcttgttgctgtgtgtgttgtgtattgATATTTGTGTAGCGGATGCTacctcagctgctgctgtgattgAACCCAGCTTGTACAGTCCCGAGGATAATgtacaaatattaaacaacGATACGCTGGAAGAGCACCTCTACAATTCCAGCACTTGCAATTTTGTGCAGTTCATCAACTATTTTTGCGGCGATTGTCGTCGCTATGCGCACACATTCAAGCAAATCGCATGGCGTCTCTACGACTGGCGTCGCCTGCTCACCGTCTCTGTGGTCGATTGTGCCCAGGAGCGCAATGTGCAGATCTGTCGCGATTATAACATACGACAGACGCCAACGTTACGCCTCTTTCCACCGCATTTTCAGCGCAATGAGCAGCAAATTGGCTTCGATGTCGATCCGCATGAACCCGCCGCAATTTACACCAAGCTCGCTGAATATATGGCgcaaattaagtatacgccggAGCTGCCCAACTTTGAACCCATCACTGCCGAAGATAATCAATTGACACTGCAAAAATCGGTCGACTATTGCAATACTATATCGTATATTGTGCTTGTCTATCAGCCAGTTGGAACTACAATTGGTCGAGACTTGATATTGGATTTGTTGCGTTGGCCAATTGTTGCCGTGCGTCAGCTCGACGATCAGCTGTTGTTTACCAACTTTGGTCTGGAGCCAAGCAATAAGTTGGCTCTCATCGACTGTGGAGGCAATGCGCTGGCTTTGCAGCCAGCAGCGGATTCCACGGAGGCTTATGTGGCAAGTGTGACCAAGTATTTGCAGACTGTTGGTCACATGGCTGAGCCGCAACTTGTCACAACGCCAGCGCCAAATGTTACCAAGTTTTCGCTGGACGGTGAACAGGCAGCGATCATCTCAACTGTGCTGCATGGACAACCGAAAGTTTATCGCGCCGATCTGGAGCAGGCAATTGACAAGTTGTTGCACATTGAGTTACCCAAGGTGCAAGTGTTTAAGGGCGAGAATATGCTGGCCTTGCAACAACTGCTGAAGGTGTTGCGACTGTTTAATCCCTTGAATGCCAGCGGCAAACAGCTGATTAATCGTCTCTCCGACTTTGTTAACTCCATCGATGCGAGTGGCGAATTGAGCGGCGTCGCCTTTCAGATGCAAGTCGAGAATCATGAACGCAAGCTGCCCAAAGTCTTCAAGTCGAAACGCTATGTGGGCTGCATTGCATCGGGTCCTTTTCTGCGTGGTTTCACCTGCTCGCTGTGGACATTGTTTCACTATCTGACCGTGGAGTCGGCCAAGTCAACGGACTTGCCACCTGGCGCCGTCTTGGCTACCATTCATGGCTTTGCAAAGCATTTCTTTGGCTGCGGCGATTGTGTTCAGCATTTCATGGGCATGGCTGAGAGACGAAAACTCTTCGAGGTCAAAAACGCGGATGAGCAAATACTTTGGTTGTGGGAGGCGCACAACGAAGTGAATGAACGCATCGCTGGCGATTCTACCGAAGATCCCAAGTTCCCAAAGCTTCAATATCCCAGTCAAGAGCTGTGCGAGAAGTGCCACAACCCAACTTGGAATCGAAAGGAGGTTTTAGCTTTTTTGAAGTGCGTTTATGACAAGAAGAACTTGAGCAGCTACGGACTGCCAACGGCCAATGGTTATGATTGA